The following proteins come from a genomic window of Gottfriedia acidiceleris:
- a CDS encoding cell wall hydrolase: MTRIKYIQSDIELLARLIRTEAEAEGQRGMLSVGAVVINRALVKCSDFKNVDTIREVIYQYHGSDASFDAIQSPSFYQRATEPYLKLARQCLQNWRLYPAVYSLWYFNPSGAGVQNTQCPPKWYGQPYAGVWKNHCFYEPTGAECAEIYKI; this comes from the coding sequence ATGACTCGAATAAAATACATTCAAAGTGATATTGAATTATTGGCAAGATTAATCCGAACCGAAGCGGAAGCGGAAGGACAAAGGGGGATGTTATCTGTTGGTGCTGTCGTGATAAATCGAGCCTTGGTCAAGTGTTCAGATTTCAAAAATGTTGATACAATTCGAGAGGTCATTTATCAATATCATGGGAGCGACGCTTCCTTCGACGCGATTCAATCGCCATCTTTTTATCAAAGAGCGACCGAGCCTTATTTGAAGCTTGCTAGACAATGTTTACAGAATTGGCGACTATATCCTGCTGTGTATTCTTTGTGGTATTTCAATCCATCGGGAGCGGGAGTTCAAAATACCCAGTGTCCGCCTAAATGGTATGGTCAGCCTTATGCGGGAGTTTGGAAGAATCATTGCTTTTATGAGCCGACTGGGGCGGAATGTGCGGAAATTTACAAAATATAA
- a CDS encoding ATP-binding protein, which translates to MTKINVLFDSKDMERNKLPYYYDYGKIISTIQSQLIDTFGVDFQMYSDEDTTNEIWEILEEDLKEESSEVQLISHIYNELETKTISSNHTDKKLELIIKPRVENGLYYYPNYGVALSKAMIFEADNQYNRDLIFAKNDSCLSSFFQYVLKRKRDYIKNYVTVYTDTDDGVETSIENITKMVSREDVFLEESLKREIYRSIDHFFNEGRDFFKTYDIPYKRGFLLYGNPGNGKTTLVKSIASSINAPVAYWQITEYTSSYTIKEVFSSVLKLTPMVLVIEDIDSMPPSVRSVFLNTIDGATSKEGLFLIGTTNYPEKIDPALMNRSGRFDRAYEIKQPTKEMRSEYLQKKKLNRILNNEELQLLIDSTNDFSYAQLNELYISIIIEWDCEQKVDIIRLCDEMRSTLRKQKKQNWQKNQTVGFSFE; encoded by the coding sequence ATGACAAAAATAAATGTATTATTTGATTCGAAGGATATGGAACGAAATAAATTACCTTATTACTACGATTACGGAAAGATCATTTCAACTATTCAAAGTCAGCTAATTGATACATTTGGAGTAGATTTTCAAATGTATTCAGATGAGGATACTACAAATGAAATCTGGGAAATTCTAGAAGAAGATCTTAAAGAAGAATCGAGTGAAGTTCAATTAATCAGCCATATTTATAATGAGCTTGAAACAAAAACTATTTCTTCGAATCACACTGATAAAAAATTGGAACTGATCATTAAGCCAAGGGTTGAAAATGGATTATATTATTATCCGAATTACGGAGTAGCTTTATCGAAAGCGATGATATTTGAAGCGGATAATCAATATAACAGAGACCTGATTTTTGCTAAAAATGATTCATGTCTTTCATCCTTTTTTCAATACGTATTAAAAAGAAAACGAGATTATATTAAAAATTATGTAACAGTCTATACCGATACAGATGATGGTGTCGAAACATCAATTGAAAATATTACCAAAATGGTTAGTAGGGAAGATGTATTTTTAGAAGAATCATTAAAAAGAGAAATTTATCGATCGATTGACCATTTCTTTAATGAAGGTCGAGATTTCTTTAAAACATATGATATCCCATATAAACGAGGATTTTTATTATATGGAAATCCAGGAAATGGAAAAACAACATTAGTAAAATCAATTGCCAGTAGTATTAACGCACCGGTTGCATATTGGCAAATTACTGAATATACATCAAGTTACACCATTAAAGAGGTCTTTAGTTCAGTGTTAAAATTAACGCCAATGGTACTAGTTATCGAGGATATTGATAGCATGCCTCCTTCAGTTCGCTCAGTATTCTTAAACACGATTGATGGGGCAACTTCTAAAGAAGGATTATTTTTAATTGGAACGACTAATTATCCTGAAAAAATCGATCCAGCTTTAATGAATCGCTCCGGAAGATTTGATCGAGCATATGAAATTAAACAACCAACAAAAGAAATGCGTTCTGAATACTTACAAAAGAAAAAGCTAAATCGAATTTTAAACAATGAAGAACTACAACTACTAATCGATTCAACGAATGACTTCTCATATGCTCAATTAAATGAGTTATATATCTCAATCATAATTGAGTGGGACTGTGAACAAAAAGTAGATATCATTCGACTATGCGACGAAATGAGATCAACTTTACGTAAACAAAAAAAACAAAATTGGCAAAAGAATCAAACTGTGGGATTTTCTTTTGAATAA
- a CDS encoding MFS transporter, protein MKGLSNNKGFLTLMAAQAISNIGDWLSIVAIITLVGLKWNASPIEVSFIILCLAVPMALLGPVAGTIADRFSRKQLMVLSDIVRAGLFVLLALANTLWMVYICLFTIGLFSAVFNPAKNGKLKELVSNEEIKSAMSITTMIDSATKIFGPILSGILVSAAGTTPVFYINSVSFIISAILIFWLPKVAQQIKEEKVKNKAKSSYKTEFMEGVSFIKSNSQILVGMLFLGFSLLILQLSDSQIIVLIRELKHASPGLFGYLVTGSGVGMFFSSLILAKKTNYRAYNLMLIGVCGIGFGFGMMALFTHFNLDFSIVWAPILGLFAGFAAGLVFVPFQASVQVDTPVELTGRVFGVIGSVTTTSTIIGPLLGGWLSTVIGVIPTFIISASLLVLVSLIGFLTKNRMERGKKDVSESQQGAPTATSN, encoded by the coding sequence ATGAAAGGTCTTAGTAATAATAAGGGTTTCTTAACATTAATGGCTGCTCAAGCGATTTCAAATATTGGTGATTGGTTAAGTATTGTCGCAATCATTACGCTTGTAGGGTTAAAATGGAATGCTTCGCCGATTGAGGTTTCATTTATTATATTATGTCTTGCTGTTCCGATGGCTTTATTAGGACCTGTGGCGGGAACGATAGCTGATCGTTTTAGTAGAAAGCAATTAATGGTTTTATCAGACATTGTACGTGCTGGTTTATTTGTTTTACTTGCATTAGCAAATACGTTGTGGATGGTCTATATTTGTTTGTTTACAATTGGATTGTTTTCTGCAGTTTTTAATCCTGCGAAAAATGGTAAGTTAAAGGAACTAGTTTCGAATGAAGAAATAAAGAGCGCGATGTCAATTACAACTATGATTGACTCAGCTACAAAAATTTTCGGACCGATTTTGAGTGGAATTCTAGTTTCCGCAGCTGGAACAACGCCAGTATTTTATATTAATTCTGTATCATTTATTATCTCTGCGATCTTAATTTTCTGGCTTCCAAAAGTTGCCCAGCAGATTAAAGAAGAAAAAGTGAAAAATAAAGCTAAATCTTCCTATAAAACAGAATTTATGGAAGGTGTATCATTTATTAAATCCAATTCTCAAATTTTAGTCGGTATGTTATTTTTAGGTTTTAGTCTCTTAATCTTGCAGTTATCAGATTCGCAAATTATAGTTTTGATAAGGGAACTTAAACATGCGTCACCAGGTTTATTTGGCTATTTAGTAACTGGTTCTGGTGTAGGAATGTTTTTTTCTAGTTTAATATTAGCGAAAAAAACAAATTATCGTGCGTATAATTTGATGTTAATTGGGGTTTGTGGAATCGGATTTGGTTTTGGTATGATGGCATTATTCACACATTTTAATCTCGATTTTTCAATTGTTTGGGCACCAATATTAGGGTTGTTTGCAGGGTTTGCAGCTGGCTTAGTATTTGTTCCATTCCAGGCATCTGTTCAAGTGGATACACCAGTTGAGTTAACAGGTAGAGTATTTGGCGTAATAGGAAGTGTCACTACAACATCAACAATAATTGGACCTTTATTAGGTGGATGGCTATCAACGGTAATTGGTGTCATTCCAACATTTATTATATCTGCATCACTTTTAGTATTAGTCTCACTAATAGGATTCTTAACGAAAAATAGAATGGAGCGGGGGAAGAAAGATGTCTCCGAAAGTCAGCAAGGAGCACCAACAGCAACGTCGAATTAA
- a CDS encoding YciI family protein, which produces MKFMMVVKASKDSEAGTMPREQMDLMFAAMKKYNEELKKAGVLVSVGGLHPSSNGIRITYPVPGEPPTITEGPFAEVNELIAGYWFIDVKSREEAIEWAMRAPDPHGLGEGQIELRQVFE; this is translated from the coding sequence ATGAAATTTATGATGGTGGTGAAGGCTTCAAAGGATTCTGAAGCAGGGACTATGCCAAGAGAACAGATGGATCTGATGTTTGCTGCGATGAAGAAATATAATGAAGAACTGAAGAAAGCTGGAGTTCTGGTGTCAGTTGGTGGACTCCATCCAAGCTCCAATGGTATTCGTATTACTTACCCTGTTCCTGGAGAACCGCCGACCATTACAGAGGGGCCTTTCGCTGAAGTCAATGAGTTGATTGCAGGATACTGGTTCATAGATGTGAAATCTCGAGAGGAAGCTATAGAATGGGCGATGCGGGCGCCAGACCCACATGGTCTTGGAGAAGGACAGATTGAACTTCGCCAAGTATTCGAATAG
- a CDS encoding MalY/PatB family protein: MNFNFNDEHNRKNTNSTKWDAVDRIFGCTDVLPLWVADMDFACAPGIVEAITKRAQHPIYGYGHIPEEFFESAMNWASKRYNTSIKREWLTNIPGVVPALNLAIYAFTKPGDEIIIQPPVYFPFFSTIRNNGRNIVENSLIEEDGYYYMDLEDLENKITSKTKMIILCSPANPVGRVWTKEELSGLFEICKKNKIVIIADEIHADLVYKKGSHTPFYSLSEDAANMSITFMSPSKTFNIAGLFSSLAVIPNQDLFTEFSHAIVRSSLENLNIFGIEAVTAAYNEGEKWLDELLIYLKGNAEFIHNYLKTTIPVVKMRVTEATYLGWLDFRGLGLRGDQLNEFMINDATLGLNEGRGFGINGDGFMRLNYACTRKTLEEAMTRLEKAVKARKK, translated from the coding sequence ATGAACTTTAACTTTAATGACGAACATAATAGAAAAAATACAAATAGTACAAAATGGGACGCAGTTGATCGTATATTTGGATGTACGGATGTTCTACCTTTATGGGTTGCCGATATGGATTTTGCTTGTGCACCTGGGATTGTAGAGGCTATTACGAAACGAGCTCAACATCCTATTTATGGTTATGGGCATATTCCAGAAGAATTTTTTGAATCAGCAATGAATTGGGCAAGTAAACGTTATAATACATCGATTAAAAGAGAATGGTTAACAAATATACCTGGAGTGGTTCCGGCTTTAAATTTGGCCATTTATGCTTTCACAAAACCAGGTGATGAAATTATCATTCAGCCACCAGTTTACTTCCCATTTTTCAGTACAATTAGAAATAATGGAAGAAATATCGTTGAAAATTCTTTAATAGAAGAAGATGGTTATTATTATATGGATTTAGAAGATCTAGAAAATAAAATTACTTCTAAAACTAAAATGATTATTCTCTGTAGCCCTGCCAATCCTGTTGGAAGAGTTTGGACGAAAGAGGAATTATCAGGTTTATTTGAAATATGTAAAAAAAATAAAATTGTTATAATAGCTGATGAAATTCATGCTGATTTAGTCTACAAGAAAGGTAGTCACACACCTTTTTATTCATTAAGTGAAGATGCAGCCAATATGAGTATTACATTTATGTCGCCAAGCAAAACATTCAATATTGCAGGTTTATTTTCGTCACTTGCTGTTATTCCAAATCAAGATTTATTTACAGAGTTTTCTCATGCAATTGTTCGTTCAAGCTTGGAAAACTTAAATATTTTCGGAATTGAGGCAGTAACAGCAGCTTATAACGAAGGTGAAAAATGGCTTGATGAATTATTGATTTATTTAAAAGGAAACGCGGAGTTCATACATAATTATTTAAAAACAACTATTCCAGTAGTAAAAATGAGGGTTACAGAAGCGACGTACTTAGGGTGGCTTGATTTTAGAGGTTTAGGCCTAAGAGGTGACCAATTAAACGAATTTATGATTAATGATGCTACATTAGGTTTAAATGAAGGTCGCGGTTTTGGAATAAATGGGGATGGTTTTATGAGATTGAATTACGCTTGTACACGTAAAACATTAGAAGAAGCCATGACACGATTAGAGAAAGCTGTAAAAGCTAGAAAGAAATAG
- a CDS encoding VOC family protein yields MTLKITPCIVMSGNAKEAVHFYEKELEAEILNLQTYGEMPIPCPEALKNSVANAILRIGESDLMLFDAPIQSNPNVDKDFQQNAPNYENKKVEVTINLSIDSVEKTKRIFNSLQQDGHVIAPLEAVPFSPAFGTVTDKFGVTFILITQK; encoded by the coding sequence ATGACGTTAAAAATAACACCATGTATTGTTATGAGTGGGAATGCTAAAGAAGCGGTACATTTTTATGAAAAAGAACTTGAAGCAGAGATTCTTAATTTACAAACATACGGTGAAATGCCAATACCTTGTCCAGAAGCATTAAAAAATAGTGTTGCAAATGCAATTTTAAGAATCGGAGAAAGTGACCTTATGTTATTCGATGCCCCTATTCAATCGAATCCGAATGTGGACAAAGATTTTCAACAAAATGCACCTAATTATGAAAATAAAAAAGTAGAAGTTACGATTAATCTTTCAATCGATAGCGTTGAAAAAACAAAGCGCATTTTTAATTCATTACAACAAGATGGACATGTTATTGCACCATTAGAAGCAGTACCATTTAGTCCCGCATTCGGAACAGTTACAGACAAGTTCGGCGTTACATTCATATTGATAACTCAAAAGTAA
- a CDS encoding VanZ family protein yields MKLFMKIVLTLAFCLYLVVLTNQILFKYVSPSEIISHFKFNNIDERWHEHNFIPLKTIIYYLFLADINLNIRITNLVGNIIGFVPFGFILPILLKRFKNFKVIVITTFSLSLTYEVIQLLFDFGSFDIDDLILNTFGGLLGYLPIKLIQLITNSRKNHLKITTDL; encoded by the coding sequence ATGAAATTATTTATGAAAATTGTCTTAACCTTAGCATTTTGTCTTTATCTTGTCGTCCTTACAAATCAAATACTATTTAAATATGTTTCTCCATCAGAAATAATCAGTCATTTTAAATTTAACAATATTGATGAACGTTGGCATGAACATAATTTTATTCCTTTAAAAACTATTATTTATTATTTGTTTTTAGCTGACATAAATTTAAATATAAGGATTACAAACTTAGTTGGAAACATTATAGGTTTTGTACCTTTTGGCTTCATCCTTCCAATATTATTGAAAAGGTTCAAAAATTTTAAAGTTATCGTAATTACAACTTTTAGTTTAAGTTTAACTTATGAAGTAATTCAGCTATTATTTGACTTTGGAAGTTTTGACATTGATGATTTAATTTTAAATACTTTTGGAGGGTTATTAGGTTATTTGCCAATTAAACTCATTCAATTAATCACTAATTCAAGGAAAAACCATCTAAAAATAACCACAGATTTATAA
- a CDS encoding O-acetyl-ADP-ribose deacetylase, translated as MGEIKVIKGDITKQTVDAVVNAANSSLLGGGGVDGAIHRAAGKGLYEECVAIRNKQGGCQTGAAVITTGGNLLAKYVIHTVGPVWNAGNKNEDVLLRSCYLNSLDLARTNGIETIAFPNISTGIYGYPKIPAAQIAVKTVNEYLENNEGIKEVVFVCFDEENYQICTNIN; from the coding sequence ATGGGAGAAATAAAAGTAATTAAAGGCGATATCACCAAACAAACCGTTGATGCCGTTGTCAATGCAGCAAATTCAAGCCTGCTTGGCGGCGGAGGAGTTGATGGTGCTATTCATCGTGCGGCAGGAAAAGGTTTATACGAAGAATGCGTAGCTATAAGAAACAAACAAGGCGGTTGTCAAACAGGGGCCGCTGTGATTACAACCGGTGGGAACTTGCTGGCAAAGTATGTAATTCATACAGTTGGTCCAGTGTGGAACGCAGGAAATAAAAACGAAGATGTTCTATTACGGAGTTGTTATTTAAATTCGCTTGATTTGGCACGTACAAATGGAATTGAAACCATTGCCTTTCCAAACATCAGCACTGGTATTTATGGATACCCGAAAATACCTGCAGCTCAAATTGCAGTAAAAACGGTAAACGAATACCTTGAAAACAATGAAGGAATTAAAGAAGTTGTTTTTGTATGTTTTGATGAAGAAAATTATCAAATTTGCACTAATATAAATTAA
- a CDS encoding VanW family protein produces the protein MIQKLLASFLLMTQSVELPDSLTIIQQGHPIAVVNREDFTMSLPGTPLINDKKFNEFIEKLDQQIYRNPINATINEQGRIVPGQVGYRLYKKEFKDKFTTYFYSKGPSKIEVPELDIYPKVDSELLAHIRIQQIGQYVTYFNSNNKSRVHNISLAAKAIDNYVVFPNEVFSFNKVVGERSGVKGYKRAPIIVRGELSEGVGGGICQVSSTLFNAVDRAGLKIIERYTHSRRVPYVPAGRDATVSWYGPDFRFQNKYNQPILIRAKQYGGSMIVTLHSSDVINYEVRNVPIAPTRLPEEINTEEDKHSSNPSRKGKIIPPHKSVGD, from the coding sequence ATGATTCAAAAATTACTAGCAAGTTTTTTATTAATGACGCAATCAGTTGAACTTCCTGACAGCTTAACTATTATTCAACAAGGCCATCCAATTGCAGTAGTTAATCGTGAAGATTTTACAATGTCACTTCCGGGTACACCATTGATAAACGATAAAAAGTTTAATGAATTTATTGAAAAACTTGATCAACAAATTTATCGTAACCCTATAAATGCGACAATCAATGAACAAGGTAGGATTGTACCGGGACAGGTAGGATACAGGCTTTATAAAAAAGAGTTTAAGGATAAATTTACTACCTATTTTTATAGTAAAGGACCATCTAAGATTGAAGTACCGGAGTTAGATATTTATCCTAAAGTCGATAGTGAATTATTAGCTCATATTAGGATTCAACAAATTGGACAATATGTAACCTACTTTAATTCGAATAATAAAAGTCGGGTACATAATATTTCACTAGCAGCAAAAGCAATTGATAATTACGTAGTTTTCCCAAATGAAGTTTTTTCTTTTAATAAGGTAGTTGGAGAGAGAAGTGGAGTAAAGGGTTATAAACGTGCACCAATCATTGTAAGGGGAGAATTGTCTGAAGGAGTAGGAGGAGGAATATGTCAAGTTTCCTCTACTCTCTTTAATGCAGTAGATCGCGCTGGTCTAAAAATTATTGAAAGGTATACCCATAGTAGACGAGTACCATATGTACCGGCAGGACGTGATGCTACTGTTAGTTGGTATGGACCAGACTTCCGTTTTCAAAATAAATATAATCAGCCCATTCTAATTCGAGCAAAACAATATGGTGGAAGTATGATCGTTACACTTCATTCTTCCGATGTAATCAATTATGAAGTAAGAAATGTCCCTATAGCTCCAACTCGTTTACCTGAAGAAATAAATACAGAAGAAGACAAGCATTCTTCAAATCCTTCTAGAAAGGGAAAAATAATTCCACCGCATAAGTCAGTAGGAGATTAG
- a CDS encoding DoxX family protein: protein MFINFLRTNKVAAAVLTIFRLYVGYEFIHAGWGKLSAGGFDASGFLGFAVKSATGEHPAVQTWWADFLTNFAIPHVDLFNFLVPIGEFAIGLGLILGCFTKTATFFALMMNFAFMFSGTTSINPQLVLLSTFIIVAGTNAGQFGLDYFITKFGTKKFPKINELKENSYLMKKTA, encoded by the coding sequence ATGTTTATCAATTTCTTAAGAACTAATAAAGTGGCAGCTGCTGTATTAACTATTTTTCGTCTTTATGTAGGATATGAATTCATACATGCAGGTTGGGGTAAGTTATCGGCTGGTGGATTTGACGCTTCAGGTTTTTTAGGATTTGCAGTAAAAAGTGCAACAGGTGAACATCCGGCAGTACAAACTTGGTGGGCAGACTTTTTAACAAATTTTGCAATACCACATGTTGATTTATTTAACTTCTTAGTGCCAATTGGTGAATTTGCAATCGGTCTTGGATTAATTCTTGGTTGCTTTACTAAAACTGCAACATTCTTCGCTTTAATGATGAACTTTGCATTCATGTTTAGTGGTACAACAAGCATCAACCCACAATTAGTATTATTAAGTACATTCATCATTGTTGCTGGAACAAATGCAGGTCAATTTGGTTTAGATTACTTCATTACAAAATTTGGTACTAAAAAATTTCCAAAAATAAACGAGTTAAAAGAAAATAGTTATCTTATGAAAAAAACAGCTTAA
- a CDS encoding TetR/AcrR family transcriptional regulator, producing the protein MSPKVSKEHQQQRRIKILEAAKQVFIENGYERTTMKHVMDASNVSRGGLYQYFANKEELFESLLYESLLRVSEETRKRLNQHVDSYWELLLLRMFGESRVPNDRMDPLAPITLEFFITGRNDERRKKYGKERYFYGIKIFSDVIKEGQKNKEFSKKYDSEILARMIVSFIDGLALDYAILSAEEIMMEEQSILFVQFLKFALEVE; encoded by the coding sequence ATGTCTCCGAAAGTCAGCAAGGAGCACCAACAGCAACGTCGAATTAAAATTTTAGAAGCAGCAAAACAAGTGTTTATAGAAAATGGGTATGAAAGAACGACTATGAAGCATGTGATGGACGCATCAAATGTAAGTAGAGGTGGGTTATATCAATATTTTGCTAATAAAGAAGAATTGTTTGAATCACTTTTATATGAGTCACTATTGAGAGTGTCTGAAGAAACAAGGAAACGATTGAATCAACATGTTGATTCATATTGGGAATTACTTTTATTAAGAATGTTCGGTGAAAGCAGAGTGCCAAATGATCGAATGGATCCTTTGGCACCAATTACTCTAGAGTTTTTCATAACTGGTAGAAATGATGAAAGAAGAAAAAAGTATGGGAAAGAACGATATTTTTATGGTATTAAAATCTTTTCTGATGTCATAAAAGAAGGTCAAAAAAACAAAGAATTTAGTAAAAAGTATGATAGTGAAATTTTAGCAAGAATGATTGTTTCATTTATTGATGGACTTGCACTAGACTATGCAATACTCTCAGCGGAAGAAATAATGATGGAAGAACAATCGATTTTGTTTGTGCAATTTTTAAAATTTGCTCTCGAAGTAGAATGA
- a CDS encoding peptidoglycan recognition protein family protein, translating into MPSWKNKFIPINQYTRSGQKLNGVNKIVIHWTANPGATANGHYKYFGEVLPQQNAEAISQGRKPSYASAHIFVDPKESICIIPLNEVTFHANEKYTYVNGVPFRGVEALKPNANLLSISVEMCVEKDNRISNTTINRTVMVVNDLCSMFNLTQKDIVRHFDVTRKPCPYPFVKYSEIFNNFKINVGHLLNHSLKYPGHVIKIGDSNIYVITIQQLLGITPDGHFGTQTANAVKFFQKQIGLTPDGIVGEKTWKMLNQ; encoded by the coding sequence ATGCCAAGTTGGAAAAATAAATTCATCCCAATTAATCAATATACAAGATCTGGTCAAAAATTAAATGGAGTTAATAAAATCGTTATTCATTGGACTGCAAATCCTGGTGCAACTGCTAACGGTCATTATAAATATTTTGGTGAGGTATTACCCCAACAAAATGCAGAGGCAATTAGCCAAGGGCGAAAACCATCTTATGCTTCGGCACATATTTTTGTGGATCCTAAAGAGTCAATTTGTATTATCCCTTTAAATGAGGTCACATTCCATGCCAATGAAAAATATACTTATGTGAATGGTGTACCCTTTCGAGGTGTAGAAGCATTAAAGCCAAATGCCAATTTATTATCGATATCAGTTGAAATGTGTGTTGAAAAGGATAATCGTATTTCAAATACGACAATCAATCGAACAGTTATGGTCGTTAATGATTTATGTTCAATGTTTAATTTAACTCAAAAAGATATTGTACGTCATTTTGATGTTACTAGAAAACCATGTCCATACCCATTTGTAAAATATAGTGAGATTTTTAATAATTTCAAAATAAATGTAGGGCATTTATTGAATCACTCATTAAAATACCCTGGTCATGTTATAAAAATAGGAGATTCAAATATTTATGTCATTACTATTCAACAGCTTTTAGGCATTACGCCAGACGGTCATTTCGGTACTCAGACTGCAAATGCCGTAAAGTTTTTTCAAAAACAGATCGGTCTAACACCGGATGGGATTGTTGGAGAAAAGACTTGGAAAATGTTAAATCAATAA
- a CDS encoding RraA family protein, whose product MIYKGVIFIINQFKKIPTTCISDVMDGLNNMDPSIKPLKEEYRFAGRALTVKIPVGDNLAVLKAIREANPGDVIVIDAKGDRYRAIAGDFVVGMAQTMGVSAIVVDGVIRDISGIKKLNFPVFCKGTTVAASGKIGVGDINIPISCGGTSVNPGDIIVGDADGVVVIPQSEAKTILEKSLDKIKKDEQREKQVSGNIEAIKSYIDRMLLK is encoded by the coding sequence ATGATTTATAAGGGAGTGATTTTTATTATTAATCAATTTAAAAAGATACCAACAACTTGTATCTCAGACGTAATGGATGGACTAAATAATATGGATCCGTCAATAAAGCCTTTAAAAGAAGAATATAGATTTGCTGGAAGAGCACTGACTGTTAAAATCCCTGTTGGTGATAACTTAGCTGTATTGAAGGCAATTCGTGAAGCAAATCCAGGCGATGTCATCGTAATCGATGCAAAAGGGGATCGATACCGGGCAATTGCAGGAGACTTTGTTGTTGGAATGGCACAAACAATGGGTGTAAGTGCAATAGTTGTTGATGGGGTAATCCGCGATATAAGCGGTATTAAAAAATTAAATTTCCCAGTATTCTGTAAAGGAACTACTGTAGCTGCAAGTGGAAAAATTGGAGTAGGTGATATTAATATCCCAATATCATGTGGAGGTACATCAGTTAACCCAGGTGATATCATTGTTGGTGATGCAGATGGAGTAGTTGTAATCCCTCAATCGGAAGCAAAAACGATTTTAGAAAAATCATTAGATAAAATAAAGAAAGATGAACAAAGAGAAAAACAAGTATCTGGTAATATTGAAGCTATTAAATCGTATATTGATCGTATGCTTTTAAAGTAA